In Stenotrophomonas sp. ESTM1D_MKCIP4_1, a single genomic region encodes these proteins:
- the rnpA gene encoding ribonuclease P protein component, with protein sequence MPHIAADAIPSTVNTADPRKRFPRSARVRTRAEYSTVFNGARRVSDPLMTLHWLPADRPARLGLAVSRKVDPHAVGRNRIKRVLRDTLRQTRTDIQPGDFVVVARSAARSASNDDIRQAFLRLLRRLRALPAPGVDGTMPPPDGIASPSLTEPASRPGPAEPVR encoded by the coding sequence ATGCCGCACATCGCGGCAGACGCAATCCCTTCGACAGTGAATACTGCAGACCCGCGCAAGCGATTCCCTCGCTCTGCGCGGGTTCGCACGCGTGCCGAATATTCAACGGTCTTCAACGGCGCCCGCCGTGTGTCCGATCCGCTGATGACCCTGCACTGGCTGCCGGCTGACCGGCCGGCCAGGCTGGGTCTGGCGGTTTCCCGCAAGGTCGATCCACACGCCGTAGGGCGTAACCGGATCAAGCGCGTCCTGCGCGATACCCTGCGTCAGACACGAACCGACATCCAGCCAGGCGACTTCGTCGTCGTGGCTCGTAGTGCTGCGCGTTCCGCCAGCAACGACGACATCCGCCAGGCCTTTCTGCGCCTGTTGCGGCGCCTGCGTGCATTGCCCGCGCCGGGCGTGGACGGCACAATGCCGCCGCCAGATGGCATCGCATCTCC